A section of the Nitrospira sp. genome encodes:
- a CDS encoding caspase family protein, with product MRFSVLVLTLWLFTHISLPPSLLLAAENPIRKRGASPAVKSVPGEVQIQGEYWALIVGINEYQGPPKLKTAVADATGIRNVLVERYGFKPDHVKLLLNAEATRSRIEGAFIRLAREAAPSDSVLIYYAGHGQNSEDNQLAWWVPYDGVLDEPGTWILDAAIRNYLAAMRARHVYIVADSCFSGNLFAQTRAMLPAVTDKYYAKLYAKRSRWGLTSGSTEPVADQGKDGHSVFAYHLLKFLKENDAPYLVPSSIADHVIPLVARNAEQMPRSQPLQGANDEGGQFILQLASTARGFEDQSRKVEEQARQQRDKAQDELRKELDRLAEDRRRIEIEAQEKLEKERAHLQDLERQLEKQRRDEADVKRQLETEHRQRLEAERQAADARKSGESAEQTARLRAAEGLRQSEEEAKRKLADEKRQREALELALTEQRQRETETRRALAQEQSRRREAERLAKEAPSKSPASEPEDKPKKVERAPFVGGF from the coding sequence ATGAGATTTTCCGTCCTCGTCCTGACGCTTTGGCTCTTCACCCACATTTCTCTGCCCCCCTCCTTGCTCTTAGCCGCGGAAAACCCCATCCGTAAACGAGGGGCCAGCCCGGCCGTGAAATCCGTTCCTGGAGAAGTTCAGATCCAAGGCGAGTATTGGGCTCTCATTGTCGGAATCAATGAATACCAAGGCCCGCCTAAACTCAAGACCGCCGTCGCTGATGCAACGGGAATCCGCAACGTCCTGGTCGAGCGATATGGCTTCAAGCCGGACCATGTCAAACTCTTGCTAAACGCCGAAGCCACGCGAAGCCGTATTGAGGGCGCCTTTATCCGGCTCGCCCGCGAAGCGGCCCCCTCCGACAGCGTGCTGATCTACTACGCCGGCCACGGGCAAAACAGCGAAGATAACCAGCTGGCGTGGTGGGTGCCGTACGATGGTGTCCTGGATGAGCCGGGCACGTGGATTCTCGACGCAGCGATCAGAAATTATCTTGCCGCCATGCGGGCTCGACATGTGTACATTGTGGCGGACTCCTGCTTCAGCGGAAATCTCTTTGCTCAAACCCGGGCAATGCTCCCCGCGGTTACCGACAAATATTACGCCAAGCTGTATGCCAAACGTTCACGGTGGGGACTCACTTCCGGAAGCACCGAGCCGGTCGCCGATCAAGGGAAAGACGGACACAGCGTCTTCGCCTACCACCTGCTTAAATTTCTCAAAGAGAACGACGCTCCATACCTCGTGCCCAGCAGTATCGCAGATCATGTCATCCCACTGGTGGCCAGAAATGCGGAGCAGATGCCGCGCAGCCAACCGCTGCAAGGGGCCAACGACGAAGGGGGGCAATTCATTCTCCAGCTCGCCTCCACCGCTCGTGGCTTCGAGGACCAAAGCCGCAAAGTCGAAGAGCAGGCCAGGCAACAGAGGGATAAAGCCCAGGACGAATTACGAAAGGAGCTTGACCGGCTCGCAGAAGACCGGCGGAGGATCGAGATAGAAGCTCAGGAAAAACTGGAAAAGGAGCGGGCACATCTCCAAGACCTCGAACGCCAGTTGGAGAAACAGCGCCGCGATGAGGCCGATGTGAAGCGGCAGCTGGAGACCGAGCACCGGCAGCGACTCGAGGCCGAACGTCAGGCTGCCGATGCCAGGAAAAGCGGCGAATCCGCGGAACAAACCGCCAGGCTACGAGCGGCAGAAGGGCTTCGCCAGTCTGAGGAGGAGGCTAAACGCAAGCTGGCGGATGAGAAACGCCAGCGGGAAGCATTGGAGCTCGCGTTGACCGAACAGCGCCAGCGAGAAACCGAAACGCGCCGGGCACTGGCACAGGAGCAATCGCGTCGGCGCGAGGCTGAACGCCTGGCGAAAGAGGCGCCGTCCAAGTCCCCGGCTTCCGAGCCCGAAGACAAACCGAAGAAAGTCGAACGCGCGCCTTTCGTGGGAGGCTTCTAG